In Solidesulfovibrio fructosivorans JJ], one DNA window encodes the following:
- the clpX gene encoding ATP-dependent Clp protease ATP-binding subunit ClpX, giving the protein MTRKKGPVSGELCCSFCGKNQDEVQRLIAGPDVYICDECVALCNEIIAQESVSEETEGGKLLPPAEIKRLLDEYVIGQEQAKKILAVAVHNHYKRVYYAGAAAADDVEIDKSNILLIGPTGSGKTLLAQTLARVLNVPFAIADATTLTEAGYVGEDVENILVQLLQNADYDIEAASRGIIYIDEIDKIARKGDSPSITRDVSGEGVQQALLKIIEGTEANIPPKGGRKHPQQEFIRLNTANILFIVGGAFIGLEKIVGQRMRGTAMGFGAKVEARHDDDMSRMLSQAHPADLIKFGLIPEFIGRIPILTSLEELTKDDLVRILTEPKNALVKQYQKLFELDKVRLRFTKNAMDAIAEKAIERKTGARGLRNVMESIMLEIMYKLPSLSGVKECVVNKAVVEKGLEPLLFYHQEVKSA; this is encoded by the coding sequence ATGACGCGAAAGAAAGGACCTGTGTCGGGCGAGTTGTGCTGCTCGTTTTGCGGCAAGAACCAGGATGAGGTCCAGCGGCTGATCGCCGGCCCGGACGTGTACATCTGCGACGAGTGCGTTGCGCTTTGCAACGAGATCATCGCCCAGGAGTCCGTCAGCGAAGAGACCGAGGGCGGCAAGCTCCTGCCGCCGGCCGAGATCAAGCGGCTGCTCGACGAGTACGTCATCGGCCAGGAACAGGCCAAGAAGATTCTGGCCGTGGCCGTCCACAACCATTACAAGCGCGTGTACTACGCCGGGGCCGCGGCCGCCGACGACGTGGAGATCGACAAGAGCAACATCCTCCTGATCGGTCCCACCGGATCGGGCAAGACGCTTTTGGCCCAGACCCTGGCCCGCGTCCTCAACGTCCCCTTCGCCATCGCCGACGCCACCACCCTGACCGAGGCCGGCTACGTGGGCGAGGATGTGGAAAACATCCTGGTGCAGCTGCTGCAGAATGCCGACTACGACATCGAGGCCGCCAGCCGGGGCATCATCTACATCGACGAGATCGACAAGATCGCGCGCAAGGGCGACAGCCCGTCCATCACCCGGGACGTCTCGGGCGAGGGCGTGCAGCAGGCGCTTTTGAAGATCATCGAAGGCACCGAGGCCAACATCCCGCCCAAGGGGGGCCGCAAGCACCCGCAGCAGGAGTTCATCCGCTTAAACACCGCCAACATCCTTTTCATCGTCGGCGGCGCGTTCATCGGCCTGGAGAAGATCGTGGGCCAGCGCATGCGGGGAACGGCTATGGGATTCGGGGCCAAGGTGGAGGCGCGCCATGACGACGACATGTCGCGGATGCTTTCCCAGGCCCATCCGGCCGATCTGATCAAGTTCGGCCTGATCCCGGAATTCATCGGCCGCATTCCGATCCTCACCAGCCTCGAGGAATTGACCAAGGACGATCTGGTGCGCATCCTGACCGAGCCGAAAAACGCCTTGGTCAAACAGTACCAGAAGCTCTTTGAACTGGACAAGGTGCGTCTGCGGTTCACGAAGAACGCCATGGACGCCATTGCCGAAAAAGCCATCGAACGCAAGACCGGCGCCCGGGGACTGCGCAACGTGATGGAGAGCATCATGCTCGAGATCATGTACAAGTTGCCGTCGCTTTCCGGCGTCAAGGAGTGCGTCGTCAACAAGGCCGTGGTGGAGAAGGGCCTCGAGCCGCTGCTGTTCTACCACCAGGAAGTCAAATCGGCCTGA